CCCGCACCTGCACCTGACGGCGCACACCACGGGGCAGGGCCTGTTCCACTTCCAGCAGATCAGGGACCTGCGTATCGCGTGACGCATCAATACCGACAATATCGGCTACTACCGGCCAGCCAAGCGCATGCGCCAGCGCATAGGGGAACAGGCCGCTATCCTCACCACCCGATGCGCGCCGCGCGGTCAGGACCAGATCGACCGGCCCATCGGCAAAGGCCGCACCGGAACGGATATAGGCCGCGACCGTATCGACCGGGTCCGCATCGCCCGCCTGCAGCGTGACAATCCGGTCCAGCCCGTATCCGCCATATTCCCTGATACCCGGTGCCGTGACCGCGCCGACATGGACACCGGCCAGACTGTCCGCCACGCTCAGCCCCATGCCGATCGCCCGTATTTCTCCCGCCACCGGGGCGGGGCGGCCGGACACCTTATCCAGCCCGGCCGACAGCAGCACAATCGCGCGCATCCTATGCTTCCTTCCCGCCATGCAGAAGATCCATCAGGGCGGGCATGACCTGCTGGGCGTCGGCAATGATTGCAAGCCCCGCCCGCCCGATCATGGCCGCATGCAGATCCGTGTTGACCGCGACAACATGCTCCACCCGCCCCAGTCCCTGCAGGTGCTGGGGGGCACCGGATATGCCAAGGGCAAGGTAACAGACCGCATCCAGCACGGTACCCGATGCGCCCACCTGTATCTCACGCGGCAGCAGGCCGGCATCACAGACCATGCGGCTGCCACCGGGCGAGGCATACAGGGCCGCAACAACCTGCCGGAACGCATCAAAATCCGTCACACCATTGCCCGCGGATACGACAAAAGGCGCTTCCGCCAGGGACATCGTGGCCGGATCTCCCGGCCGGGAGGGGGCGACATGCAGTCGGCTCCCGTTGTCCCGGGTGGCAAGGGGTTCCGGCATGTCCACCGTCATCAGGCGTGCTTCATGCGTGGTACCCTCATAGGCCGCCACGCGGTCCGGTGCGAGGGCAAGGATACCCGGCAGGACCGATGCCGCCATCTCCCGCCGCCGGGCCATGAAGGGCCGGATTGCCTGCCGGGCATTCAGCGATTCCACATCACCCATGAAGGAACGCCCCGTTGCAACGGCCACACGGCGTGCCAGATCGCTGCCATCCGGACTTTCGCCAAACAGTACCTGCCGTGGCGACAGCGCGGCCATGGCTTCACACAGCACATGCGTGCGCTGTTCCGGGTCGGTGGCGGCCAGCGGCAGCGGCAGCAGCCGGTCAACGCCTGCCTGCCCCAGTTCATGCTGCAGGGCCTGGTCCATATCCGCCGGGCAGCAGGCCATGACGGCACCATCGCCGGCATCCGCCAGCATGCGGGCGGCCCCCAGTACCTGCCGGTCCAGCCGCCCCAGACGCCCATCAGGCAGGTCCGGAACGACCATGATCAGGCATTTGGGGTCATCCACGCGGATGACGGATTTCTCCCCGCCCCGTCGGGCCGTGGATGGCGCGCCGCCACCCCCGCGGCCATCGCGGACAATACGCGGACGCGACCCGTCATTGACCAGCATCCGCGCGCGCTCCGCACGGGGGTCGCGGCGGATCCGGCCCGCAGGCGAAACCTGTGGCGCGGCCATGCCAGCGGGAAGCAGGCGCACCCGCCCTTCCTGCCCCGCCACCGTGCGGCCCAGGCGTTCGGCACGCGGGTCATGCCGCCTGCGCGTACTCATGGCCGCACCATTGCATCAAGAACGAGTTCCGCAATGTCACGCACCTCGGGCCGGGCGCCTGTCACCCCCTCCAGCATGGCGGTGCAGCCGGGGCAGCCAACCGCCACGATCTGAGCACCCGCATCCTGCGCCTGTCCCATCCGCAGGTCGGGAATACGCTCCTGCGCATCCACATCGCTTACGGGGTTGCCCCCGCCACCGCCGCAGCACATCGCCCGCGTGCCATGGCGTTCCATTTCCACCGTCCGGCTGCATGCCGCGCTGAGCAGACGGCGCGGTGCCTCGGTTTCCCCGTTATAGCGCGCCAGGTAGCACGGGTCATGCCACGCCACCGGCGGCAGGTCGCGCGCCGACAGGGTCAGCCTGCCACTGCCCACCAGTTCATCCAGGAGCGCCGTATGGTGCATGACGGTCCACTGCCCCCCCAGGGCGGGATATTCGTTGCGCAGTACATGGAGCGAATGCGGATCCGCCGTGACAATACGGCTGAACCTGCGACTGCCCAATGTTGCGATGACATCACGCGCCAGCATCTGGAATGTCGCCTCATCCCCCAGCCTGCGGGCCAGGTCGCCGCTATCGGTTTCCGCCGCGCCCAGTATGGCGAAGCGCAGGCCCGCATGCTGCATGAGCCTGACCAGTGCCTGCAGCGAGCGGCCATAACGGCGATCATACGCCCCTTCCCCCAGCCACAGCAGGATGTCCGTCTCCTCCCCCTCGCCCAGTACCGGCACGTCAAGTGCGGCAAGGGCGTCGGCCCGTTCGGACAGGGGCCTGCCGCCGGGTTCGGCGCTGTCACGCATGTGGCGCAGCGCCTGCGCCGCACCGGGGCGGACATCACCATGCATGAGCGCCTGTCCGCGCCGCAGGTCGATGACCGTATCGACATGCTCGATCATCATCGGACATTCCTCGACACAGGCCCGGCAGGTCGTGCAGGCCCACAGCGTATCGGGGTGGATCATGGCCTCCACGCCCACGACCGGACTGTCCATGCCGCCATGGCCGCCAACAGGCGGCGCATTGGGGGCGGGACTGCCGGTATAGGATGCCCAGCCATCATCATGCATCGCGCGCGCGACACCCTGTATCAGGGCCTTGGGGTTGAGCCGCTGGCCCGCGGCAAAGGCGGGACACGCCTCCTCGCACCGGCCACACTGGATGCAGGCATCGAAACTGGACAGGACGTTCCACGCAAAATCGCCCGGCGTCACCGCCCCCAGCACCGGCTGGTCCAGATCCAGCGGGCGCAGGGCCGTATCGCGCCCGCCACCAAAACGCGCGGGCCGTGAATGCGTGACCAGCCATGTGGACCCGGCAAAGGCATGCCGCATGGGCCCAGACAGGAACACCGCCAGCAGCCCGACCGCCCCCACAGCCAGCAGCCCTGTGGCAAATACCGTGATATCCTGTTGCAGCAGGGCCGCCGGCAGGGCGACCTGACAGGCCGCCAGCAGGAAAATCGCCCCCGTTACCGCCGCAAGCACAGGGGCCAGCCAGTTGAACATCCCACCCGACAGGTAGGACGGCCTGACCGGCACGCGCCGGGCCCGTACCAGCGCCGCCCCCACCAGGCCACCCAGCGAGACCAGCAGCACCAGCGCCCAGTAGAACCTGCTATGCCCCAGCGGCGGCACCAGCGCGAGCGCGACCAGCACCAGACTGCCCAGCAGGCCACCCGCCGCCAGCACGTGCATGCGCCCAGCACCAGGCCGCCGTTCGACCACATGATGCACATCGACCAGGTAACGGCGGGGAAGCGCAAGCAGGCCCCGCGTCCAGTCTATCCGCGCGGGACGGCCATGCGACCACAGCCGCGCGAAGCGCCCCGCACCAACGAGGACGGCAGCCCCCAGCAGCCAGACAAGACCGATCATAAGCCAGGCCATGGGAACTACAGATCCTTGCACAGGCGCAGGGCGTCATACAGTGCGGCATGGATGTTGCGTCCCGCCACCGCATCACCAATGCGGAACAGTGCATAACCTTCCTGTCCTTCGGCCAGGACGGGCTGGCACTCTCCCGCCAGCAGCGCCGGCAGGTCGGTCTGGCCGTGATTGGATGCCTTTTCCTTGAGGGAGAAATACACTTCATCACGCGGGAGCGTGCCATATTCCACAATGACGTGGTCCACGACACGTTCTTCTTCCGTATCGGTCATCGTATTGCGCAGCACGGCCACCACGCGGTTCCCCTCACGGTAGACTTCCTGCAGTTCCATGTTGGGCGACATGACCACGCCCAG
This portion of the Komagataeibacter sp. FNDCF1 genome encodes:
- a CDS encoding electron transfer flavoprotein subunit beta, whose product is MRAIVLLSAGLDKVSGRPAPVAGEIRAIGMGLSVADSLAGVHVGAVTAPGIREYGGYGLDRIVTLQAGDADPVDTVAAYIRSGAAFADGPVDLVLTARRASGGEDSGLFPYALAHALGWPVVADIVGIDASRDTQVPDLLEVEQALPRGVRRQVQVRGPCVLSVHNMAPTVPPFAFARMRAATVCAQAVDVPAMPRADTADMNVQSRPYRVRPRLIQAQATIAGGQVMVDPSPQDAAQAIVDHLVMLGVLSVNR
- a CDS encoding electron transfer flavoprotein subunit alpha/FixB family protein, whose product is MSTRRRHDPRAERLGRTVAGQEGRVRLLPAGMAAPQVSPAGRIRRDPRAERARMLVNDGSRPRIVRDGRGGGGAPSTARRGGEKSVIRVDDPKCLIMVVPDLPDGRLGRLDRQVLGAARMLADAGDGAVMACCPADMDQALQHELGQAGVDRLLPLPLAATDPEQRTHVLCEAMAALSPRQVLFGESPDGSDLARRVAVATGRSFMGDVESLNARQAIRPFMARRREMAASVLPGILALAPDRVAAYEGTTHEARLMTVDMPEPLATRDNGSRLHVAPSRPGDPATMSLAEAPFVVSAGNGVTDFDAFRQVVAALYASPGGSRMVCDAGLLPREIQVGASGTVLDAVCYLALGISGAPQHLQGLGRVEHVVAVNTDLHAAMIGRAGLAIIADAQQVMPALMDLLHGGKEA
- a CDS encoding DUF3483 domain-containing protein — protein: MAWLMIGLVWLLGAAVLVGAGRFARLWSHGRPARIDWTRGLLALPRRYLVDVHHVVERRPGAGRMHVLAAGGLLGSLVLVALALVPPLGHSRFYWALVLLVSLGGLVGAALVRARRVPVRPSYLSGGMFNWLAPVLAAVTGAIFLLAACQVALPAALLQQDITVFATGLLAVGAVGLLAVFLSGPMRHAFAGSTWLVTHSRPARFGGGRDTALRPLDLDQPVLGAVTPGDFAWNVLSSFDACIQCGRCEEACPAFAAGQRLNPKALIQGVARAMHDDGWASYTGSPAPNAPPVGGHGGMDSPVVGVEAMIHPDTLWACTTCRACVEECPMMIEHVDTVIDLRRGQALMHGDVRPGAAQALRHMRDSAEPGGRPLSERADALAALDVPVLGEGEETDILLWLGEGAYDRRYGRSLQALVRLMQHAGLRFAILGAAETDSGDLARRLGDEATFQMLARDVIATLGSRRFSRIVTADPHSLHVLRNEYPALGGQWTVMHHTALLDELVGSGRLTLSARDLPPVAWHDPCYLARYNGETEAPRRLLSAACSRTVEMERHGTRAMCCGGGGGNPVSDVDAQERIPDLRMGQAQDAGAQIVAVGCPGCTAMLEGVTGARPEVRDIAELVLDAMVRP